The following coding sequences are from one Epinephelus fuscoguttatus linkage group LG5, E.fuscoguttatus.final_Chr_v1 window:
- the LOC125889508 gene encoding histone H3.3A: MARTKQTARKSTGGKAPRKQLATKAARKSAPSTGGVKKPHRYRPGTVALREIRRYQKSTELLIRKLPFQRLVREIAQDFKTDLRFQSAAIGALQEASEAYLVGLFEDTNLCAIHAKRVTIMPKDIQLARRIRGERA; this comes from the exons ATGGCCCGTACCAAGCAGACTGCCCGTAAGTCCACTGGAGGCAAAGCCCCACGTAAACAGCTGGCCACAAAGGCTGCTCGTAAGAGCGCCCCTTCCACTGGTGGTGTCAAGAAGCCCCATCGTTACAG gCCTGGTACTGTGGCTCTGCGTGAGATCCGTCGTTACCAGAAGTCCACTGAGCTGCTGATCCGCAAGCTGCCCTTCCAGCGCCTGGTGAGAGAAATCGCCCAGGATTTCAAGACTGATCTGCGTTTCCAGAGTGCAGCCATCGGTGCTCTGCAG GAGGCCAGCGAGGCCTACCTGGTGGGTCTGTTTGAGGACACCAACCTGTGCGCCATCCACGCCAAGCGTGTCACCATCATGCCCAAAGACATCCAGCTGGCACGTCGTATCCGTGGGGAGCGtgcttaa